One segment of Drosophila ananassae strain 14024-0371.13 chromosome 3R, ASM1763931v2, whole genome shotgun sequence DNA contains the following:
- the LOC6497775 gene encoding trafficking kinesin-binding protein milt isoform X2, translating to MTHVNNAKASREMERVGEPEGGREREEEPAAGSEVQHRFLASGSNEAVDAAATAITCLEDFAFEACQSQAAASGWAQLHEEFCIVDDELEYDDELSLCSSHSASGVPGAGAAVPMESLTAGEHQNEQLLMEVLCGNRVSQMTRAYDDIEAVTRLLEEKEKDLELTVQIGKELLTQNNALEARVADLEADLKSANDDRAQLVHELHKKNELISVLTNDADDGTDADTPTMSKSITLDLLQRKVNTLLDENKSLKSEATQLAHKTDEVEEHERQLMADISAQLNDANSQYDNLSLELERQREENRLQHEQIVSLTARLAEAEMRLHQLTQDNDEHLSLLHVTKENQNALALELVEFKQRYEEVLALLHSAQDQLKQQRKRSQPQARSSFLGGMGTSGAGLSGGFFQPDSLKCELMESSMYSENSLDSGISGDSQRSADRISRMMMQLPPGSMSSSGMGGSIYAGAGNVPPYKRVFDTVRCAGKTGNYMDSGNVSMTQLGAMSMSSSSGPRMASMAYPAGSYYRGGSNQSLGVKTLSNESLNSQSDDGYPAQPSGVPGAPGAKELEAALKRLTPAEVLARRAMLSYAPAGTYNYDEPMTHGAGGAGHERNSNLPLGVRTPDSIMSTGSSGMSGSSNHMSASMSHQWRLPEKLQIIKPMEGSQTLHHWSRLATPTLSGLLDERPGVTIRGGRGLDDLGMQVYTLSDVEEDVSEDLPGKQFDAPGCTFTYTNSMVMHPDDGFVNDLSFLSQSQMSSRMASTSTSRQPSCPATPRAGLSRKNSCSTFSVNLGLAGMLNERGIKAVTPSALNTPAGPNYSPTVTPCNSPEGSPPRAQSPEPLFGLLSSGADLIRRKIVGDQHQQQQQKQRSSLSKQQQQKIMLSHLERRALRSLNLIEKVESIGLENIISAQRGLGAGIANRSSSPLSSGSLQSLHTSSNSIVDDIHFDRAQIKGVLHRGLKSPTPAASAAGAAAGGVAISTSSSTSAYNSDDSDDQGLVMKIKSSTPTTTAAAQSQPTSGAGAATGAPGATASETRLKQMQRQKSRRQLKNGMASQRPDLGTIAGAGGGGGRVRPDLGRVSDNSGSKMTGKRDDVKAAQEEEAAPQSITQAFVGSVSSLLFGRKGGWL from the exons ATGACGCACGTAAACAACGCTAAAGCCAGCAGGGAGATGGAGAGGGTCGGAGAGCCAGAGGGAGGGCGCGAGCGAGAGGAAGAGCCTGCTGCCGGCAGTGAGGTGCAACATCGATTTTTAGCCAGTGGCAGCAATGAGGCCGTGGATGCTGCTGCCACGGCAATAACCTGCTTGGAAGACTTCGCCTTCGAGGCTTGCCAAAGCCAAGCGGCCGCAAGCGGCTGGGCGCAATTGCACGAAGAATTCTGCATCGTGGACGATGAACTTGAGTATGACGATGAGCTCTCGTTGTGCAGCAGCCACAGCGCATCCGGAGTGCCGGGGGCCGGGGCGGCAGTGCCAATGGAGTCTCTGACAGCCGGAGAACACCAGAACGAGCAGTTGCTGATGGAAG tTCTATGTGGGAACCGCGTTAGCCAGATGACTCGAGCGTACGATGACATTGAAGCCGTGACCcgactgctggaggagaagGAAAAGGACTTGGAGCTGACAGTCCAGATCGGCAAGGAGCTGCTCACCCAGAACAATGCCCTCGAGGCCAGGGTCGCCGACCTGGAGGCCGACCTTAAGTCTGCCAACGACGATCGGGCTCAGTTGGTGCACGAGCTGCACAAGAAAAACGAGCTCATCTCGGTGCTGACCAACGATGCAGATGATGGCACGGATGCAG ACACGCCCACCATGTCCAAGTCCATTACCCTGGACTTGTTGCAGCGGAAAGTAAACACGTTGCTGGATGAGAACAAGTCTCTAAAGAGTGAGGCCACCCAGCTGGCCCACAAGACGGATGAGGTGGAGGAGCACGAGCGTCAGCTGATGGCGGACATCAGTGCCCAGCTGAACGATGCCAACTCGCAGTATGACAACCTCAGCCTCGAGCTGGAGCGCCAGCGGGAGGAGAATCGTTTGCAGCACGAGCAGATCGTCAGCCTGACCGCTCGCTTGGCGGAGGCGGAGATGCGACTGCATCAACTGACGCAGGACAATGACGAGCACCTCTCCCTGCTGCACGTGACCAAGGAGAACCAGAATGCTCTGGCTCTTGAGCTGGTGGAGTTTAAGCAGCGCTATGAGGAGGTGCTGGCCTTGCTGCATTCTGCGCAGGATCAACTAAAGCAGCAGCGCAAGCGATCCCAACCGCAGGCAAGGAGCTCCTTCCTGGGCGGCATGGGAACGAGCGGAGCCGGACTGAGCGGTGGCTTCTTCCAGCCCGATTCGTTAAAATGCGAACTGATGGAGTCTTCGATGTACTCGGAGAATAGTCTCGACTCGGGCATTTCTGGCGACAGCCAGAGGTCGGCAGACCGTATCAGCCGCATGATGATGCAGCTGCCACCCGGCAGCATGAGCTCCTCCGGAATGGGCGGCAGTATCTATGCCGGCGCCGGAAACGTGCCGCCCTACAAGAGGGTATTCGACACAGTGCGATGCGCTGGTAAGACCGGCAACTACATGGACAGCGGCAATGTGTCAATGACCCAGTTGGGAGCCATGTCGATGAGCAGCTCCTCGGGCCCACGCATGGCCTCAATGGCGTATCCAGCGGGCTCGTACTATCGGGGCGGTAGCAATCAATCACTGGGCGTTAAAACTCTATCCAACGAAAGTCTCAACTCCCAGTCCGATGACGGCTACCCAGCCCAGCCTTCTGGTGTGCCAGGAGCGCCCGGCGCCAAGGAGCTGGAGGCGGCCCTCAAGCGGCTGACGCCAGCGGAGGTTCTGGCCCGCCGTGCAATGCTCTCCTACGCTCCTGCCGGCACCTATAACTACGATGAGCCAATGACCCACGGAGCTGGGGGAGCAGGACACGAGCGAAACTCGAACTTGCCGCTGGGCGTGCGAACGCCGGACAGTATTATGTCCACGGGTTCGTCTGGAATGTCGGGATCGTCGAATCATATGTCCGCCTCTATGTCGCACCAGTGGCGTCTGCCCGAGAAGCTGCAAATCATTAAGCCGATGGAGGGGTCGCAAACGCTGCACCACTGGTCGCGTCTAGCCACGCCAACTCTGAGCGGTTTATTAGATGAGAGACCCGGCGTCACAATTCGAGGTGGCCGTGGATTGGATGACTTGGGAATGCAAGTTTACACGCTGTCGGACGTCGAAGAAGACGTCAGCGAGGATCTGCCCGGAAAGCAGTTTGATGCGCCCGGCTGTACCTTCACCTACACCAATAGCATGGTTATGCATCCGGACGATGGCTTTGTCAACGACCTTTCCTTCCTCTCACAGTCGCAAATGTCCTCGCGCATGGCTTCTACATCGACATCGAGACAGCCCAG TTGCCCTGCTACGCCTCGAGCTGGACTTTCGCGCAAGAATTCTTGCTCCACCTTCTCGGTGAACCTCGGACTCGCTGGAATGCTGAATGAGCGAGGAATTAAGGCAGTGACGCCCAGTGCCCTAAACACACCCGCCGGTCCCAACTATTCGCCCACGGTGACACCATGCAACAGCCCTGAAGGATCACCTCCGCGTGCCCAGTCGCCAGAGCCCCTCTTTGGTCTTCTTTCCTCTGGGGCGGATCTCATCCGCCGCAAAATCGTTGGCGAtcaacaccaacagcagcaacagaagcaacGAAGCAGTCTTAgcaagcagcagcaacaaaagaTTATGCTGTCCCACCTGGAGCGGCGGGCCTTGCGATCACTGAATCTGATTGAGAAGGTGGAGAGTATTGGACTGGAGAATATAATCAGCGCACAGCGCGGATTGGGCGCAGGAATCGCGAACAGGAGCAGCTCGCCACTTAGCAGTGGTAGTTTGCAAAGTCTGCAtacaagcagcaacagcatTGTGGACGACATACACTTTGATCGGGCCCAGATCAAGGGTGTCCTGCATCGTGGACTTAAGTCGCCGACGCCTGCAGCATCGGCAGCAGGTGCTGCTGCCGGAGGCGTTGCCATATCCACGAGCAGCAGTACCAGCGCCTATAATAGCGACGATAGCGACGACCAGGGCTTGGTTATGAAGATCAAAAGCTCGACGCCAACCAcaacagcggcagcacaaAGTCAGCCAACGTCAGGGGCGGGTGCAGCAACGGGGGCACCTGGGGCCACGGCCAGCGAGACGCGACTGAAGCAGATGCAGCGCCAAAAATCACGAAGGCAGTTAAAGAACGGCATGGCTAGCCAAAGACCTGACCTGGGCACCATTGCCGGGGCCGGAGGAGGCGGCGGCAGAGTGCGTCCCGACTTGGGAAGAGTGTCCGACAACAGCGGCAGCAAGATGACTGGAAAGCGGGATGATGTGAAGGCGGCACAAGAGGAGGAAGCGGCGCCCCAGAGCATAACACAGGCGTTTGTGGGTTCAGTTAGTTCCCTGCTGTTCGGCCGCAAGGGCGGCTGGCTGTAA
- the LOC6497775 gene encoding trafficking kinesin-binding protein milt isoform X4: MTRAYDDIEAVTRLLEEKEKDLELTVQIGKELLTQNNALEARVADLEADLKSANDDRAQLVHELHKKNELISVLTNDADDGTDADTPTMSKSITLDLLQRKVNTLLDENKSLKSEATQLAHKTDEVEEHERQLMADISAQLNDANSQYDNLSLELERQREENRLQHEQIVSLTARLAEAEMRLHQLTQDNDEHLSLLHVTKENQNALALELVEFKQRYEEVLALLHSAQDQLKQQRKRSQPQARSSFLGGMGTSGAGLSGGFFQPDSLKCELMESSMYSENSLDSGISGDSQRSADRISRMMMQLPPGSMSSSGMGGSIYAGAGNVPPYKRVFDTVRCAGKTGNYMDSGNVSMTQLGAMSMSSSSGPRMASMAYPAGSYYRGGSNQSLGVKTLSNESLNSQSDDGYPAQPSGVPGAPGAKELEAALKRLTPAEVLARRAMLSYAPAGTYNYDEPMTHGAGGAGHERNSNLPLGVRTPDSIMSTGSSGMSGSSNHMSASMSHQWRLPEKLQIIKPMEGSQTLHHWSRLATPTLSGLLDERPGVTIRGGRGLDDLGMQVYTLSDVEEDVSEDLPGKQFDAPGCTFTYTNSMVMHPDDGFVNDLSFLSQSQMSSRMASTSTSRQPSCPATPRAGLSRKNSCSTFSVNLGLAGMLNERGIKAVTPSALNTPAGPNYSPTVTPCNSPEGSPPRAQSPEPLFGLLSSGADLIRRKIVGDQHQQQQQKQRSSLSKQQQQKIMLSHLERRALRSLNLIEKVESIGLENIISAQRGLGAGIANRSSSPLSSGSLQSLHTSSNSIVDDIHFDRAQIKGVLHRGLKSPTPAASAAGAAAGGVAISTSSSTSAYNSDDSDDQGLVMKIKSSTPTTTAAAQSQPTSGAGAATGAPGATASETRLKQMQRQKSRRQLKNGMASQRPDLGTIAGAGGGGGRVRPDLGRVSDNSGSKMTGKRDDVKAAQEEEAAPQSITQAFVGSVSSLLFGRKGGWL; encoded by the exons ATGACTCGAGCGTACGATGACATTGAAGCCGTGACCcgactgctggaggagaagGAAAAGGACTTGGAGCTGACAGTCCAGATCGGCAAGGAGCTGCTCACCCAGAACAATGCCCTCGAGGCCAGGGTCGCCGACCTGGAGGCCGACCTTAAGTCTGCCAACGACGATCGGGCTCAGTTGGTGCACGAGCTGCACAAGAAAAACGAGCTCATCTCGGTGCTGACCAACGATGCAGATGATGGCACGGATGCAG ACACGCCCACCATGTCCAAGTCCATTACCCTGGACTTGTTGCAGCGGAAAGTAAACACGTTGCTGGATGAGAACAAGTCTCTAAAGAGTGAGGCCACCCAGCTGGCCCACAAGACGGATGAGGTGGAGGAGCACGAGCGTCAGCTGATGGCGGACATCAGTGCCCAGCTGAACGATGCCAACTCGCAGTATGACAACCTCAGCCTCGAGCTGGAGCGCCAGCGGGAGGAGAATCGTTTGCAGCACGAGCAGATCGTCAGCCTGACCGCTCGCTTGGCGGAGGCGGAGATGCGACTGCATCAACTGACGCAGGACAATGACGAGCACCTCTCCCTGCTGCACGTGACCAAGGAGAACCAGAATGCTCTGGCTCTTGAGCTGGTGGAGTTTAAGCAGCGCTATGAGGAGGTGCTGGCCTTGCTGCATTCTGCGCAGGATCAACTAAAGCAGCAGCGCAAGCGATCCCAACCGCAGGCAAGGAGCTCCTTCCTGGGCGGCATGGGAACGAGCGGAGCCGGACTGAGCGGTGGCTTCTTCCAGCCCGATTCGTTAAAATGCGAACTGATGGAGTCTTCGATGTACTCGGAGAATAGTCTCGACTCGGGCATTTCTGGCGACAGCCAGAGGTCGGCAGACCGTATCAGCCGCATGATGATGCAGCTGCCACCCGGCAGCATGAGCTCCTCCGGAATGGGCGGCAGTATCTATGCCGGCGCCGGAAACGTGCCGCCCTACAAGAGGGTATTCGACACAGTGCGATGCGCTGGTAAGACCGGCAACTACATGGACAGCGGCAATGTGTCAATGACCCAGTTGGGAGCCATGTCGATGAGCAGCTCCTCGGGCCCACGCATGGCCTCAATGGCGTATCCAGCGGGCTCGTACTATCGGGGCGGTAGCAATCAATCACTGGGCGTTAAAACTCTATCCAACGAAAGTCTCAACTCCCAGTCCGATGACGGCTACCCAGCCCAGCCTTCTGGTGTGCCAGGAGCGCCCGGCGCCAAGGAGCTGGAGGCGGCCCTCAAGCGGCTGACGCCAGCGGAGGTTCTGGCCCGCCGTGCAATGCTCTCCTACGCTCCTGCCGGCACCTATAACTACGATGAGCCAATGACCCACGGAGCTGGGGGAGCAGGACACGAGCGAAACTCGAACTTGCCGCTGGGCGTGCGAACGCCGGACAGTATTATGTCCACGGGTTCGTCTGGAATGTCGGGATCGTCGAATCATATGTCCGCCTCTATGTCGCACCAGTGGCGTCTGCCCGAGAAGCTGCAAATCATTAAGCCGATGGAGGGGTCGCAAACGCTGCACCACTGGTCGCGTCTAGCCACGCCAACTCTGAGCGGTTTATTAGATGAGAGACCCGGCGTCACAATTCGAGGTGGCCGTGGATTGGATGACTTGGGAATGCAAGTTTACACGCTGTCGGACGTCGAAGAAGACGTCAGCGAGGATCTGCCCGGAAAGCAGTTTGATGCGCCCGGCTGTACCTTCACCTACACCAATAGCATGGTTATGCATCCGGACGATGGCTTTGTCAACGACCTTTCCTTCCTCTCACAGTCGCAAATGTCCTCGCGCATGGCTTCTACATCGACATCGAGACAGCCCAG TTGCCCTGCTACGCCTCGAGCTGGACTTTCGCGCAAGAATTCTTGCTCCACCTTCTCGGTGAACCTCGGACTCGCTGGAATGCTGAATGAGCGAGGAATTAAGGCAGTGACGCCCAGTGCCCTAAACACACCCGCCGGTCCCAACTATTCGCCCACGGTGACACCATGCAACAGCCCTGAAGGATCACCTCCGCGTGCCCAGTCGCCAGAGCCCCTCTTTGGTCTTCTTTCCTCTGGGGCGGATCTCATCCGCCGCAAAATCGTTGGCGAtcaacaccaacagcagcaacagaagcaacGAAGCAGTCTTAgcaagcagcagcaacaaaagaTTATGCTGTCCCACCTGGAGCGGCGGGCCTTGCGATCACTGAATCTGATTGAGAAGGTGGAGAGTATTGGACTGGAGAATATAATCAGCGCACAGCGCGGATTGGGCGCAGGAATCGCGAACAGGAGCAGCTCGCCACTTAGCAGTGGTAGTTTGCAAAGTCTGCAtacaagcagcaacagcatTGTGGACGACATACACTTTGATCGGGCCCAGATCAAGGGTGTCCTGCATCGTGGACTTAAGTCGCCGACGCCTGCAGCATCGGCAGCAGGTGCTGCTGCCGGAGGCGTTGCCATATCCACGAGCAGCAGTACCAGCGCCTATAATAGCGACGATAGCGACGACCAGGGCTTGGTTATGAAGATCAAAAGCTCGACGCCAACCAcaacagcggcagcacaaAGTCAGCCAACGTCAGGGGCGGGTGCAGCAACGGGGGCACCTGGGGCCACGGCCAGCGAGACGCGACTGAAGCAGATGCAGCGCCAAAAATCACGAAGGCAGTTAAAGAACGGCATGGCTAGCCAAAGACCTGACCTGGGCACCATTGCCGGGGCCGGAGGAGGCGGCGGCAGAGTGCGTCCCGACTTGGGAAGAGTGTCCGACAACAGCGGCAGCAAGATGACTGGAAAGCGGGATGATGTGAAGGCGGCACAAGAGGAGGAAGCGGCGCCCCAGAGCATAACACAGGCGTTTGTGGGTTCAGTTAGTTCCCTGCTGTTCGGCCGCAAGGGCGGCTGGCTGTAA
- the LOC6497775 gene encoding trafficking kinesin-binding protein milt isoform X1, translating to MPLFNKSLRSKSNLPEPESDFELLRQLQAPHAAKKLDSLPIIAEQEADEYGLDFANGGQLNSTCNEGDGADARGSDASMVSSKSSCSLWSNTSEEESLGASTLITSQPSNSSKHFDNTYKLLGQHLDSKGQRTADKMLQLHGSGSGTDFDSISSTSSSMSAIVNGTEPPPTRLELELEAVDRMRCIIRQMKSSGPRSKDAALGASAPLLALLHDFAAKGERKGQASTPGTPAPSPISGPLEAPQFELPPELLQAANSGELMYYASKNVDGTNCLKVVRSLLTNKVLCGNRVSQMTRAYDDIEAVTRLLEEKEKDLELTVQIGKELLTQNNALEARVADLEADLKSANDDRAQLVHELHKKNELISVLTNDADDGTDADTPTMSKSITLDLLQRKVNTLLDENKSLKSEATQLAHKTDEVEEHERQLMADISAQLNDANSQYDNLSLELERQREENRLQHEQIVSLTARLAEAEMRLHQLTQDNDEHLSLLHVTKENQNALALELVEFKQRYEEVLALLHSAQDQLKQQRKRSQPQARSSFLGGMGTSGAGLSGGFFQPDSLKCELMESSMYSENSLDSGISGDSQRSADRISRMMMQLPPGSMSSSGMGGSIYAGAGNVPPYKRVFDTVRCAGKTGNYMDSGNVSMTQLGAMSMSSSSGPRMASMAYPAGSYYRGGSNQSLGVKTLSNESLNSQSDDGYPAQPSGVPGAPGAKELEAALKRLTPAEVLARRAMLSYAPAGTYNYDEPMTHGAGGAGHERNSNLPLGVRTPDSIMSTGSSGMSGSSNHMSASMSHQWRLPEKLQIIKPMEGSQTLHHWSRLATPTLSGLLDERPGVTIRGGRGLDDLGMQVYTLSDVEEDVSEDLPGKQFDAPGCTFTYTNSMVMHPDDGFVNDLSFLSQSQMSSRMASTSTSRQPSCPATPRAGLSRKNSCSTFSVNLGLAGMLNERGIKAVTPSALNTPAGPNYSPTVTPCNSPEGSPPRAQSPEPLFGLLSSGADLIRRKIVGDQHQQQQQKQRSSLSKQQQQKIMLSHLERRALRSLNLIEKVESIGLENIISAQRGLGAGIANRSSSPLSSGSLQSLHTSSNSIVDDIHFDRAQIKGVLHRGLKSPTPAASAAGAAAGGVAISTSSSTSAYNSDDSDDQGLVMKIKSSTPTTTAAAQSQPTSGAGAATGAPGATASETRLKQMQRQKSRRQLKNGMASQRPDLGTIAGAGGGGGRVRPDLGRVSDNSGSKMTGKRDDVKAAQEEEAAPQSITQAFVGSVSSLLFGRKGGWL from the exons ATGCCACTCTTCAACAAGTCACTGCGAAGTAAAAGCAATCTGCCAGAACCGGAGTCGGATTTCGAGCTTCTGCGCCAGCTTCAAGCGCCCCATGCCGCCAAGAAGCTGGACTCCCTGCCCATTATTGCCGAACAGGAGGCGGACGAGTATGGGCTCGACTTTGCGAACGGGGGTCAGTTGAACAGCACCTGCAATGAGGGGGACGGAGCCGATGCCAGAGGCTCAGACGCCTCCATGGTGTCCAGCAAGTCGAGCTGCTCCCTTTGGTCCAACACCTCGGAGGAGGAGTCGCTCGGCGCCAGCACCCTGATCACCAGCCAGCCCTCAAACTCCAGTAAACACTTCGACAACACCTACAAGCTGTTGGGCCAGCACCTGGACTCCAAGGGCCAGCGGACGGCGGACAAGATGCTGCAGTTGCATGGATCCGGATCGGGCACCGACTTCGATAGCATCTCGAGCACCAGCTCCTCCATGTCTGCGATCGTCAATGGCACCGAGCCGCCGCCCACCCGCCTGGAACTGGAACTAGAGGCAGTGGATCGGATGCGCTGCATCATCCGGCAGATGAAGTCCTCTGGGCCGAGGTCGAAGGACGCCGCGTTGGGGGCTTCAGCCCCCCTGTTGGCCCTGCTGCACGACTTTGCTGCCAAGGGTGAACGCAAGGGTCAGGCCAGTACCCCGGGGACACCGGCCCCCAGTCCCATCAGTGGTCCCCTGGAGGCGCCGCAGTTCGAGCTGCCTCCTGAGCTGCTGCAGGCCGCCAACTCCGGGGAGCTTATGTACTACGCCTCGAAGAACGTCGATGGCACGAACTGTCTTAAGGTTGTTCGCAGTCTGCTGACTAACAAAG tTCTATGTGGGAACCGCGTTAGCCAGATGACTCGAGCGTACGATGACATTGAAGCCGTGACCcgactgctggaggagaagGAAAAGGACTTGGAGCTGACAGTCCAGATCGGCAAGGAGCTGCTCACCCAGAACAATGCCCTCGAGGCCAGGGTCGCCGACCTGGAGGCCGACCTTAAGTCTGCCAACGACGATCGGGCTCAGTTGGTGCACGAGCTGCACAAGAAAAACGAGCTCATCTCGGTGCTGACCAACGATGCAGATGATGGCACGGATGCAG ACACGCCCACCATGTCCAAGTCCATTACCCTGGACTTGTTGCAGCGGAAAGTAAACACGTTGCTGGATGAGAACAAGTCTCTAAAGAGTGAGGCCACCCAGCTGGCCCACAAGACGGATGAGGTGGAGGAGCACGAGCGTCAGCTGATGGCGGACATCAGTGCCCAGCTGAACGATGCCAACTCGCAGTATGACAACCTCAGCCTCGAGCTGGAGCGCCAGCGGGAGGAGAATCGTTTGCAGCACGAGCAGATCGTCAGCCTGACCGCTCGCTTGGCGGAGGCGGAGATGCGACTGCATCAACTGACGCAGGACAATGACGAGCACCTCTCCCTGCTGCACGTGACCAAGGAGAACCAGAATGCTCTGGCTCTTGAGCTGGTGGAGTTTAAGCAGCGCTATGAGGAGGTGCTGGCCTTGCTGCATTCTGCGCAGGATCAACTAAAGCAGCAGCGCAAGCGATCCCAACCGCAGGCAAGGAGCTCCTTCCTGGGCGGCATGGGAACGAGCGGAGCCGGACTGAGCGGTGGCTTCTTCCAGCCCGATTCGTTAAAATGCGAACTGATGGAGTCTTCGATGTACTCGGAGAATAGTCTCGACTCGGGCATTTCTGGCGACAGCCAGAGGTCGGCAGACCGTATCAGCCGCATGATGATGCAGCTGCCACCCGGCAGCATGAGCTCCTCCGGAATGGGCGGCAGTATCTATGCCGGCGCCGGAAACGTGCCGCCCTACAAGAGGGTATTCGACACAGTGCGATGCGCTGGTAAGACCGGCAACTACATGGACAGCGGCAATGTGTCAATGACCCAGTTGGGAGCCATGTCGATGAGCAGCTCCTCGGGCCCACGCATGGCCTCAATGGCGTATCCAGCGGGCTCGTACTATCGGGGCGGTAGCAATCAATCACTGGGCGTTAAAACTCTATCCAACGAAAGTCTCAACTCCCAGTCCGATGACGGCTACCCAGCCCAGCCTTCTGGTGTGCCAGGAGCGCCCGGCGCCAAGGAGCTGGAGGCGGCCCTCAAGCGGCTGACGCCAGCGGAGGTTCTGGCCCGCCGTGCAATGCTCTCCTACGCTCCTGCCGGCACCTATAACTACGATGAGCCAATGACCCACGGAGCTGGGGGAGCAGGACACGAGCGAAACTCGAACTTGCCGCTGGGCGTGCGAACGCCGGACAGTATTATGTCCACGGGTTCGTCTGGAATGTCGGGATCGTCGAATCATATGTCCGCCTCTATGTCGCACCAGTGGCGTCTGCCCGAGAAGCTGCAAATCATTAAGCCGATGGAGGGGTCGCAAACGCTGCACCACTGGTCGCGTCTAGCCACGCCAACTCTGAGCGGTTTATTAGATGAGAGACCCGGCGTCACAATTCGAGGTGGCCGTGGATTGGATGACTTGGGAATGCAAGTTTACACGCTGTCGGACGTCGAAGAAGACGTCAGCGAGGATCTGCCCGGAAAGCAGTTTGATGCGCCCGGCTGTACCTTCACCTACACCAATAGCATGGTTATGCATCCGGACGATGGCTTTGTCAACGACCTTTCCTTCCTCTCACAGTCGCAAATGTCCTCGCGCATGGCTTCTACATCGACATCGAGACAGCCCAG TTGCCCTGCTACGCCTCGAGCTGGACTTTCGCGCAAGAATTCTTGCTCCACCTTCTCGGTGAACCTCGGACTCGCTGGAATGCTGAATGAGCGAGGAATTAAGGCAGTGACGCCCAGTGCCCTAAACACACCCGCCGGTCCCAACTATTCGCCCACGGTGACACCATGCAACAGCCCTGAAGGATCACCTCCGCGTGCCCAGTCGCCAGAGCCCCTCTTTGGTCTTCTTTCCTCTGGGGCGGATCTCATCCGCCGCAAAATCGTTGGCGAtcaacaccaacagcagcaacagaagcaacGAAGCAGTCTTAgcaagcagcagcaacaaaagaTTATGCTGTCCCACCTGGAGCGGCGGGCCTTGCGATCACTGAATCTGATTGAGAAGGTGGAGAGTATTGGACTGGAGAATATAATCAGCGCACAGCGCGGATTGGGCGCAGGAATCGCGAACAGGAGCAGCTCGCCACTTAGCAGTGGTAGTTTGCAAAGTCTGCAtacaagcagcaacagcatTGTGGACGACATACACTTTGATCGGGCCCAGATCAAGGGTGTCCTGCATCGTGGACTTAAGTCGCCGACGCCTGCAGCATCGGCAGCAGGTGCTGCTGCCGGAGGCGTTGCCATATCCACGAGCAGCAGTACCAGCGCCTATAATAGCGACGATAGCGACGACCAGGGCTTGGTTATGAAGATCAAAAGCTCGACGCCAACCAcaacagcggcagcacaaAGTCAGCCAACGTCAGGGGCGGGTGCAGCAACGGGGGCACCTGGGGCCACGGCCAGCGAGACGCGACTGAAGCAGATGCAGCGCCAAAAATCACGAAGGCAGTTAAAGAACGGCATGGCTAGCCAAAGACCTGACCTGGGCACCATTGCCGGGGCCGGAGGAGGCGGCGGCAGAGTGCGTCCCGACTTGGGAAGAGTGTCCGACAACAGCGGCAGCAAGATGACTGGAAAGCGGGATGATGTGAAGGCGGCACAAGAGGAGGAAGCGGCGCCCCAGAGCATAACACAGGCGTTTGTGGGTTCAGTTAGTTCCCTGCTGTTCGGCCGCAAGGGCGGCTGGCTGTAA